In Erigeron canadensis isolate Cc75 chromosome 8, C_canadensis_v1, whole genome shotgun sequence, the DNA window gttgtacaacataaattttaaagactaggaaataaataaaaaacatacacccatcagttatgtaaatttaatcaagtttatgatttacataatttatttattaatttatatatcttttaattaccatttaaattccttatatcataaaaatacttagaaatcaCCATCTAATGCTTTGATCAAAAATACCAGgccttttaggcaacttttatcaaggTAATTTCATATCAATTCACCCTCTCTTGTGTATAGCTCAATTTGAAGACTTTAAgattaaaaatcgtttaccgaaatagtgattttagcctcatttattaagctattaaggtacttcaaaatgaattttcattattatttcaaTATCCACAGTAAGTCcgtcatattttggtggttcaagtcgtgatatcggtggtggtgtgatatgtgcaattttgtgctttcggttagtgattatttgacccgaaaagatgatttttgagCTTTTTAGTGCCATGAACCATACAAGTTGAGTTTCTATAATATTATATCACTTTTTCAAAGtaactttgtgatattttgaAGATCATTTGaatatggtgcatgtgtgtgcttaaaatgcatttttgcatgtTTTCGGTTTATGATTTCTAGCTCATTTTAACATATTTTGATCCAAGCTTTATATCCttattattttatgaatttttccagaatattatgGTCCCTTTAAATGTATTTTCACTTAGAACAAGCCTATAATTATCTCACAATACAACAAAAGATCCAACCTTCTTAATttctagcatgcatgtaatcatctcatcattttaacaacaaatctttatccatctttaATCCAacaacataaaaacatatttttatgaaaaacttcagaaatatattcatcaaaatatataaaaatatagtcatatttcaaaggaaaactCACTTTACAAGCTATTTAATCTATatcaacacttttgggtcttaagctagttgaatccttggatttTCTTCATAGAttcgacatgcatgagcatggaaagaaagatcctatcaactttgccctcatcaagtgtatatttgaaagaaaacatgaagaaaacatgtacttttgataaaacctttgaatataaacaacaacaagattaatctagtaaagagatgaagttGTATACCTTTGAAGAACACGTTTTttttatgatgaaaatatgCAGATTTTCGTAGCCTTTCTTGCTCCAAATAACCCTTATTCTAacctcaaattttttttttccccataaaAGTGGAgtatataagtgtatgtatgtataggttatgtatatatatttgtaatggTAATTGTATTTATAAGTGTAATATATGTATAAGTATAACTAATTGTTAGTTTCCAAGAGTATGCATATATGTACATGTgtcgtgtatgtatatatatgtatatatatttttggtgttttaatttgttacatggctcattggttgtaatttgtatttattttaggcacataaacatatacttattattatttaaacactTCCATGTACATAttagtttataatatattttgagatggAAATTTTTATTCCCATGTCATATTTACTTAAATTGGCTTGGTGGCTAGTTTGTTGGACAATTATAAGGATTatgattgttatctcaacttatGAGACTTGCTTTATTATCCATAACTTGATTAACcgttaataaaatttttgttcaattgtatttcattgaattgaatttagaactaatcaatagctttagattgctagtttaggggcattatctactagcttcaagtataactatggcttgcgggatcaTAGACAAcataactagcacatatataatacttaaaaagtagggttgttacattaGGGTATAGAGAAGACagatattaatgtttaatgtgTCTGCTTTGATGAaagatatttgtatttattggGAGAGGAAAGGCTAAAGGGGTGAGAAAGGACAAAAACGTAAAATCACATGTCCCAAAAatcttgtaaactttcaacatgggtgaataatttttaataaggagtatagataagtTGAAAATCTTCTAaccttttaaaaagttttttccaaactaaagagaaagaaaaagttttttcAATTAAGAAAGATTGCTTATCTATAAATTGAAGTTAAtgaatcttatcttaatatatactataagacagttgaactaatgacttattaattaatcacatcactcaatttcatcaaattgacttttgatgatgtcatcatttagataagctacaaattaaaaatcttgatgatcattatccaaatatattattatattgatatttatattaatttgtagaaaaagtctcattaatttacacttttttgttttccatcaataatttacactttttagccctgaatacttaatctatatatatttttagccatcaacttgagagaattctttaaaatttgcaatcatttaatcaattaaaaaaagtttaacatatgaaatattgtctacaaaaatttatttcaaaacttaatgacttattaacaaatattagattagatttttataaattataaatattaatatttagtttaatatttaatataaacataaattaaactctagatacatatctcaaacataacatcatcattttaaacacaatagaaatttcaaatcaagagtcctaattgttatcaaagaatatagaAACAATTCTAACTGTAATCAAATTATTATAGGACatgtgattaaaaataaacttatgcGTGTTTTGGATCCGCATTGAATGTCAACTACATAatcatgttttatattttaattcttaaatatttttcataaaaaaaaaaaaagccttcaAAGACTTTGTTACTACCATTACAAATgcttttttaatgaattattcATTAGCAGAACACACGAgatttggagaatttttatatcCGTAATCATCATACTTATCTGGAAATTTCAAAAAGAGAGACTTGGAAAAGGTCCAAAATCTGTCACCGGTAGTCGGCAAACATTGTTTAATTGACTCCAGACCCACCACCATTACTCACTCAATTCGCCGATCATACTAATAGTTTCAGTAAGAATAATAAGAAACGAAGAGTAATGTGGGGATGGTGGTGGTTCTATCTAATTTCGTTTCCGTTGGCTTTGGGGATGGTTATGTTTACCCTCAACTATTTTGCTAGCCCTCATGTGAGTCGCTATGTCTTATTCACCGTTGGCTACACTTGGTTTTCTTCCATCTCCATCATCATTCTTGTTCCCGCTGATATCTCTTCTGTAATCTCTCCTCCCAGAGctctttaattttttcattttatatttatatatatatatatgtatcaactTAATAATTGTTTATCTTTATGCAAATGATGATGAGTATGTTTATATTGAAGCTTGATTTCTGCCAAAATCATGAAATTACTCTTGTTGGGTCGAATTGTTGTTTTTGTGTCAATTGAAATCCTTACTTTACACAtaattcccccccccccccccccccaaggcTACATAGAGGCACATTTAGTCCGGTATCTCGTATTGTTTATGTTTGGTAAAAGCCGTTGGAGctatagactttttttttttttttttggggctTTCTGGAGCGGGTTTTTTTatagggataactgcagaaaatagaaagcatcTTTAGACCAATTCATGATattagcagtgacctttaaaagttattattttagcaatgacctttcatttattgacgtaaatagcaacatttgacatgTGTCTCTGATGACGTGGAAAATTTTAATGACGTGGCAACTTTTTACAGACGtggattttattatttatctattattcttatttttgttaTCGGTTCCCCCAAAATAAAAACTCCTAAATCGTAACATTGACATAGGTTTATAGAATTCATAAAACCGAAAATCGATTAATTAAATCATAAGGTAGATGGATGATGTCTtgttacaaactattacatggTCAGAATTTTTGGGGGAAAGGTGAATGGAATTTACAGAAGCATCACCTCCCTGCAAATCATAATCAAAAGAAACGCAAAATTACATGGGGAAGAAAACAAATTAAGGACCCATTGTGATTTATACGGTAGTAACTAGTAAACTAGCAATACCCTTAATGGAGGTGGTGGCTTGAATGTTTGTAGACAATCAGTAGTCTTCAAATCCCAAAcctatataaaacaaatcacaTTAATCAAAAGAATTAGTCATGACATATTCAACACATTTACAGATGAACGACACTGGGAATCATACTATATCTCTATGAGGCCGAATGAAACGGGTCAAATATTGTATTTTAATGTACAAAATCTcttaatcattattatatttaaatagaaaaaaaaaatataaccatcAGAACCCTCAATTGCTTCCCTATCGCCCGTAATCAATTTTGGGTTTTATGAACTCTGTAAACCCTAAATGTGTGTCACTGTTACGATGTGGGAGTTTTTATTTTGGGGGAAACTGACCTGGCAacgaaaataagaataatagataaataagaaaatacacatcaataaaattttgccacgtcatcaaagacacgtgtcaaatgttgctatttacgccaataaatgaaaggtcattgctaataactaaaacttttaaaggtcactgctaatATTGTGAATTGGTCtaaaggtgctttctattttctgcagttctCCCTTTTTTATACCAATAACTAAACAAGGCGTTTTTTTCGCTACATTCTTGAGAAACTCTGCTAAACACACTCATGATATTTAGTAAGGATTCAGAGGTTGTTTAGTCTACTTTCATATTGTTAATGTTGTTTCAGAAGCATATATCATCCAAGTATATACACTACTAGAGGATGAGGTTTATAAAATCCGTTCTTTTAAAGTATTCATCGAAATTGGGATTTAAAATACATGCTTTAAGATTCTTTGACGTCCATTTTGAAGATCATCAATTAACAAActacatattattatttataaataaaaatcaattaacTAGTTAACCATTAATGGAGAGGTTTCGTTTTTTCTCCGAGTAAGGGCTTTTTGTTGCCTTAAGTAGACTTGtaaaatttttctttcttgtttgtCTTAAGTAAGGGCTTTTTGTTGCCTTCAGTTGTGTACATGAGTAAGGGCTTTTTGTTGCCTTAAGTAGACTTGGTACATGAGGAGAAGGGAGCATTACCTTATGAAACCAGCCTTCAGTTGATAAATTGAGAAAGAGAAACAGGAGAGGTCAATTACTGTATTACAGCATGTGTACATGAGTAAATGAGTACTTGTTCACCGCGTGATAAAGAATTGCACTACAATATATGTCTAATGAACTTATTTGTTGCATTACCATTCTGTTGGTATTTTTCATTCCTTTTGTTTCCGCCTTGTTTTGTATTTACAGGCGATTACTGGTCATGACAATGGAGCTATTTCTTTCTTCTGGAGCTGGTCATATTGGAGTACTTTCTTGCTTACTTGGTAGGTCAGGCTACATGCTGTTTCATTTAATGTTGTTCTTTCAGATCATTTCGAACTAATCAAAATTACTATCTTCAAATTTCAGTCgatattatatatgtgataACTGTATTGGATAATAATGTCCTTAAAGAATGATGTcgtgtatatacatatttttctatGAGCAGGCTAGTTGTTCCCTTGATACAGGGGTATGAAGATTCTGGAGATTTTACTGTAAGAGAGAGACTAAAGACTAGCATCCATGTGAACTTAGTATTCTATCTAATCTTGGGATTTATTGGGCTCGTTGGACTCATTTTGCTTATAATGATGCGCAAAGATTGGTTTGTTTCTGTTCTGGCAGATCTTTTTTCTGCTTCagaatatttatttatgtttctcAATACATCAAGTGCATTAAATGTATTGAGATATTCATAACTAATTCCTTGTTGGACCATCAACACATCTCTCTAAAAATAACCTAGTGAAAATTACCAGAAAATGTCACAAGCATGtgtatttttcattatttctaATATCCTCAATAGGCacaaatacaagtttttttttctcaccATGATTTGTTTAATACTTTATTTACAGGAGCGGAGGTTTACTGGGTTTAGCCATGGCATGCTCAAATACTTTTGGACTTGTTACTGGCGTGTTTCTTCTTGGTTTTGGTTTGAGTGAGATTCCAAAAACCATTTGGAGGAATGCTGATTGGACTACTCGCCAGAAGGTTCTTTCGCATAAAGTTGCCAAAATGGCTATGAAGCTTGACGAGGCTCATCAACAGTTGTCGAATGCCATAGTTGTAAGTACTTCTGAAGTTATCTTTTTCCTATTTTAGTTTGCTCACTCGTGGTTTCTGGTcattcacatttttaaatgatttaggTAGCACAAGCAACATCCAAACAAATGTCCAGACGTGACCCATTTAAGCCCTACATGGATGTTATTGATAACATGATTAATCAATTGGTATTCTCTACTTCTTGTGTTACTGTCATCATCTACATGTTCTTTTTTATATGGTTTTCATTCTCTACTTCCAGTTACATGAAGATCCATCCTTCAAACCACAAGGAGGCCGTGTTGGACAAAATGATATGGATTATGATGCAGACGAAAAATCCATGGCAACATTGAGGCGTCATTTAAGGGGAGTGCGTGATGAATATTATAGATCTAAAAGGTAGGCCACGATATTGAAATATGTTAGTCGTGACTTCAATTAATTCTGCTATTAAAATTCATACTATCATTGCGGTTTGCTTAAAAATATATTgtgaccattttttttaattatctaatTGCATGGAGGTCATAATACATATTTGCGGGAGTTGCTACCATGGATATCTTGATGCGAAATAGATTGCCCAATATCCAGTTATTGCGTTTACTTTACACAAAATACTAACGACTATTTGCGCACCAAAAACTTACACAAAATATACCATGTCATGTAGAAGAAGCTAGTGAAGTGTTGCCAATAAACTATCCTCAAATGTTTAGGTTTTGCAGATATAAAAATAGTTATCTTCCAATATCAGCAGAAATGATCTAGAATGATCTAGTTTTATACTTTTGGAGGTCGTtcatgttttattatgtatatatgattgCAAAAACCCAAATCCTACCATGTGCAAGACATCACCAAAAATAGCAAATCTGCTTGTTTTTTTGATCCACCTGCCACTGTGCAAGCCTACTTACGTACACGGATTTTTAGCAATGAATGTTATCAAAAGAGGAtaagtttatattatttttcatactTCATTGCAAGAAGACCgtgaaactaattttttttttacgtagAGTAAGATTAGTACCCACTCACCTTTTGGTAAATTCTTCTCAGGGATGTCTGCATATTGCTCCAACCAACGTGAACATGCCTTAACTTGGTAGGGTGTAACTGTTGTAGTTTATGCATTTGGCGTGGTTCATGGGTTTTTGAATGGTATTTGGTAATTTGAATGACATCTGGTTCTTTTTACTTAAATGCGTTTTTTGTCTCGGGCCCATGCTTTTTTTGCGTCTGCCTAGGTCACATTCCAGGTCTTTGCGCATTGAGTGCACCCTACGTCTTtaacaactatatattataatatggtAGCTAACAATACTAAGCATTCTAATCCTCATATTGTTCAATTTTCTAATAAGTCTGAAGAAGTATAGATGAAATCTATGCGAAGTTGTTCCAATCTTACATGCTTGAATACTTGTTAATTAGGTTGACTTATTTTAAAGTATCCtactctcttcttttttttttttttttttttttgttaattgtgTGCTCCTTTACCCCTACTTGTCTGGAACGAAGGGGTGTCGACCTCACCATCATACCTATGCCTTCAAATTTTTGGTGAATCCTTCATTGCTTAAAAAGCTCTTTCTATTAAATTTTTAGGTGTCTTGTACATGAGTTTTATATCATCGAGGAATATACAACTGTATTGCAGAATAGTGCATGACATTACAAATTTCTTTGTTGATCTGACAAGGAAGTACTTgcattttttctgtttttttttcagCCAGTATTTGACGTATGTCATTGAAGCCCTCAAATTAGAAGACACAATAAAGAGTTATGAACGGCGCTATGAGACTGGGTGGTACATTTTGATTTTACATGTTgttttctcttttctctttcAAGTTTTTATGGTGCCTTGTAGGGTAGATAGTTGCCCGatttatttacattcatgttgCAACTCATATGACTGCCTTTTCGGTAGATAGAAACTAATATTATAACAATCGTAAGTAAAACTTGAACATAAACggatatatttattaaatttcagTCATATTAGGTCTTAATGAAAAGTTCATGATCATATATTAACCGTTATCATCTTATTCTTTTTTCTATTAATCTTAGATGTAataaagttatattttaaaatgtacATCTAATACACAAACATTAGAGATGCTCTtacatgatataaaaaagtatttacGAAAATCATTGCGTGTTCTTCGTACATAGGGACCTAAGCGGTTCATGCACCTAACCTTTTAGATCTccaattatcattatttttcatatacatatatgtatatatgtgtgtgtgtgtgtgtgtgtgtgtagatTTATTTACTTCAATTTCATAACTAGATAAAAATTATACTTGAACATAGAACTTAGCTCATACATTGCTTCATCCATAGACAAAGCTTTTTAAATTATGAGGATATATCGATTTCTTTAATATTACATTTTGCTACATTCTTATTCTTCttttaaagataatatatattctTGAATATTAGTTTTTCTCTGCAAATAGTTATCATTGAATAAAATACGTAAGTATCTCTTGGATATCTGTGcagttttataactttatatactCTTGATCTGAATAAAATTTACCTACACATTTTGAAATATATGAGTAATTATATTACAAAAGAACTAGACAAAGATAAGTGCATAATCACTTCCAAGATTGAATCAGTGCTTCTATAAGAATAGATGCAAGCCTTTTGTCGCATGGAATGCTATTTGGTAAGCTAATGGCCTTTGGAATATCCTCTTATTGTCCTTAACTGGAAGGTCTTTCTTATGCATGAATGGTTTTAATCTTTCTTTAATCTGTATATTATACATTAAGATAAATCTACTTCTGTTGCTTGTTATATTATGAATGTGACATCGTGGTGatacttttaaatattgttGCAGGAAGTTTGTTTCAAGCTTCAGAAGTGAAAGGAGTGGCACTTTAGGAAGCTATCTTGATACATTAGGTGTTTTGTGTTATAAATTAAACTAGGATATCCCAACTCCCAAGGTTAAATGCCATGTAAAATTTTTCATGATTGGTAATCTTGTAGAATTAACATGGCGATGCGTTGTGCGGGGGCAGCTTCAGAAACTCTTTGCTGTCCTTCTTGGTTGCATGTCAGCAGCTATTCTTTTGGCAGAGGCAACTCTCTTGCCCAGTGGTGTTGATTTATCTCTTTTCTCGATTTTGATAAACTCAGTAAGAACCGAAGACATGCTTGTGCAGGTAAATTCTGGTTGTGTATTGGTATATATCTTTTCTATTTTTGATGCTAAaatctttaattacattatcaCTAGCAGTTTATCTATGCATAATACTTAGTGGTGTTTGGTTCTTAGT includes these proteins:
- the LOC122579724 gene encoding LMBR1 domain-containing protein 2 homolog produces the protein MWGWWWFYLISFPLALGMVMFTLNYFASPHVSRYVLFTVGYTWFSSISIIILVPADISSAITGHDNGAISFFWSWSYWSTFLLTWLVVPLIQGYEDSGDFTVRERLKTSIHVNLVFYLILGFIGLVGLILLIMMRKDWSGGLLGLAMACSNTFGLVTGVFLLGFGLSEIPKTIWRNADWTTRQKVLSHKVAKMAMKLDEAHQQLSNAIVVAQATSKQMSRRDPFKPYMDVIDNMINQLLHEDPSFKPQGGRVGQNDMDYDADEKSMATLRRHLRGVRDEYYRSKSQYLTYVIEALKLEDTIKSYERRYETGWKFVSSFRSERSGTLGSYLDTLELTWRCVVRGQLQKLFAVLLGCMSAAILLAEATLLPSGVDLSLFSILINSVRTEDMLVQVIAFVPLLYMCICTYYSLFQVGMLTFYSFTPRQTSSVSLLMICSMVARYAPPVSFNFLNLISLDGVKMTVFEKRMGNIDDAVPFFGKGFNKLYPLIMVVYTILVASGFFHKIISVIGKWKRIALQNEEDDLDGIDPTGLIILRKERAWLEQGHNIGEEVIALARNFNDTDMDIESGNSNMGRDAIKMKPTTRSLLNENSKESSSRHQRDEIRRYIGTREAISSKYAAIRVQQSRQILNTKSVDNLASAKVSLLDSDSSWSATTSGSPSSKISTTWSSMKSRLHSLKENIQGKKYTSLDQVDHSSDSLDEIFHKLKRPALEHGDEDEFD